CCGTGTGTTATAAGttctgataaaaatagttaagtTCAAGGTCCGTCTAAAGTCGCTACGCCTAAGATCATCGAAATCGAAGAGGCTTTCTTGGTGAAAGGACGGCTATGACAAGCCTTCGGTattgtttttaacaataacgataaaaatatcgaatagaTTGCGGTTCCGTTGCTTCGAACAATCTTACTCCGAAAGCTCATCTAAACTCCACGTGGGAGCTTAATTAACGAATCGCGCAATGATCAAAGGCAACCCTAGGGAATCTCCAAGTAGCTGGTACTCCAAGTACCCGCAATTTAACCACATCCTATCATTTCCAGAATTATTTCTCCTGCGGCTTCCACGTCCTCTAATCGGTAGCCTCGCGACCTCGACCACGATCGCGAGATCCTTCTctcgcattaaaaaaaaaatcaatgattCGCGCTCCCGTTAATTGCGCGAGTCTTTCGCAAAGAACCAGCGTCGAGGGAGGAGAGAAACGGCAATAAAAAACTGCGCCAGCAAAATGATAAAGAAACGCGATCGACGAGGAGGGAATTCCAGGGCATTGTTCACCAATCTGGTCGAGACGACGGTGCTTGTCTGTCGGGGAAATGCttaaataatgacaatatCTTTGTctgtgcccccccccccccccgccccccacTTTCCCGGCTATCTACGTACATATTGAGTGCGGTTATGCAACATATGCAGCTGCGCGGACGACTCCGATATAGATAACACATTGGGGAACCGTTCAAGGTCCTCTCGCAACGCTGTGTGTTACGTGGTCGACGGTCGATAACAagattttcgtttcgttcgcaGATAAAGGACATCTGCAAGGATCTCGTCCTTTCGGATGATCAGCTGCGCAAGGTCATGGAGAGGCTCGACAACGAGCTCAACCGGGGTCTTAACAAAGCCACCCACAAGGATGCCATCGTCAAGTGCTTCACGACCTACGTACAGGACCTTCCAAACGGCACCGGTAAGGAcaatgattttttctttttttcaaagatttGAAAAGTTTCCTGTTAAGCCGTTCGACATGTTCTAAGACCGAAACACGCGTTGTTCGCAGAGAAGGGTAACTTCCTGGCCCTGGATCTGGGCGGCACAAACTTCAGGGTACTCCTGATCACTCTGGAGGGCATGAACTTCGACATGAAGAGCAAGATCTACGCGATACCGCAGTCCCTGATGCTGGGAACCGGCACGCAGCTCTTCGACCACATAGCCCAGTGTCTGGCGTTGTTCGTGAAGGATCTGAACCTGCAGGACCAGCTCCTCCCCCTCGGCTTCACCTTCAGCTTTCCGCTGACCCAGGAAGGGTTGACGAAGGGTTACCTCGTCCGGTGGACCAAGGGGTTCAATTGCAGCGGCGTGGTGGGCGAGGACGTGGTCGCGCTTCTCGAAGCGGCGATAAACAGAAGAAACGTGAGTATCGAACGTCAAAGGACTCCGCTCGTCTTGTCGAATTTTTGCGTAGCTAAAACGACTCCGACAACTAATCGTCGCGTTGCTGTCTCGCGGTCGATTCATCCGCGGACTGTTCTTCGAATCGACCGACAATTTCGCGTGGAATTACGAAACAACGGAACACGGGAACAATGACGCGAACGTAAATTGGTCGCGTGTGCAGATAATAGGGAATAATTGCGGTGTACACCGTGGTAATTTCGATTTGGTCCGCAGGACGTTAAAATCGACGTGTGCGCTATTCTGAACGACACCACCGGCACGCTGATGTCGTGCGCTTGGAAAAACAGGAACTGCCGTATTGGATTGATCGTCGGTGAGTACACAATTAATCGACGAAAGGCTCGAGTTGGTTCTGTCGAAAGAAGGAAGAGACACGGGACTCGAGGCAAATGTGCACTTTGTCCGAATGTGCTCGGCTGTTTTGACAGATGACGTTTCTGAAAATGTTTCGGCGATTCATTCGAGCAcatattccaataaaaattgcaagaaatttaaataaacccaATCACGTGATTGTTAcgaaacaatatacattaagTTATCTGTAGCTCTAGTGGTAAAATCAATTTGCAAGCTCGCATTGTCGAATAAGATAATAATCGGATTCATAATACACTCATTAGCCTCGACGaagtattgaaaatagaatttcgacGCGACGTTGTCAGGAGAAATTTCGTAATGCTAATTGAACTTGCATCATTCTTTATGCGCTCAGGTACGGGATCCAACGCCTGCTACGTCGAGAAGGTGAAGAACGTGCAATGCGCGATTCCCGGGAATTACGTGCCAGAAAAGCCGCACATGCTGATTAACACCGAATGGGGTGCTTTCGGCGAGGGGGGCGTCCTCGATTTCGTCGTGACGGAGTTCGATCAAGCGATCGACGACCAGTCGATCAACAAGGAGAAACAGCTGTTCGAGAAAATGATCTCCGGAATGTACATGGGCGAGTTGACGAGGTTGGTCCTCGAGAAGTGCGTCGACGCCGGTCTGCTCTTTGGCGGCAAGTCGGCCCCCGATCTCAAAAAGCGTGGCAAATTCTTCACCAAATACGTTTCCGAAATTGAAAAGTGAGTGCCAACCATAATTGCGAtccgacgaatttatttttccttgtCAGCGTGATAGGAAGGAAGATTTGATATTTGCGTGATGACAAAAATTTTTGCCCACAAAGACAATTTGAAGCTCTTAaacaatatcatttaaattgttaaaattgagtTAAAGATGCGTTTAGCAGCGCAAACTCCGGAAGACTATTAACGATGgtaaaataactattaacaacttgcaataatttttgctCGTAGCAGTCTGCACTGTGACATAAGTTAATTAGCGCATTAGTATCTTCTGTTTGATTgagatttgtttaattatctctAATTAAATGGAGGCGTTGACGAGGGAAAATTGTGTACACGTATGCGCAAGTAGCCTTCTTCGAAACtggtgttaataaaatattgttccttTTCAGCGATCCCAAAGGCAAATACACGAATTGCCGCGAGGTTTTAGCGGAGTTAGGTATACGAAACGTGAGCGATCAGGATTGCGAGAACATCAGGTACGTTTGCTCGGTAGTGTCGAGGAGGGCGGCGCATCTTGCCAGTGCCGGCATTGCCACCCTTCTAAACAGAATGGCGGAGGACCATGTCACGGTCGGCATCGACGGTTCGGTATACAGATTTCACCCACACTTTCACGATCTTATGACCGAAAAGATCAGTCAGCTACAAAGTCACAAGGTGAGCGAGTTAATTCCTCTTttttggctgtgaaaaaaaaattttatttcgattaactTCTCGATAGAATCGCGAGGCTATGTTCTTTGAGACCGACGTAAAAATTGACATGTTTCTTTGTTCGCAGTTCGACCTGATGCTGTCAGAGGATGGTAGCGGACGTGGTGCAGCGCTGGTCGCCGCAGTGGCCGCGTCGAATCGGTGAAGATAACGGCTGTGCCGAGTCTACTCAAAACCAGTTTAAATTAAGTTAGACACTGTGACAACTACGACACGGAAACACAGAACACTTACAGACGCATACACGCGCATGCATACCACATAAAtacacagacacacacacacacacacacacacacacacacacacacacacacacacaatcGATAACACAGAGACAAGAATGCTTGAGAGAAAAATGTCACGCATATATGCGCCGAGGATGGAAAGAAAACGTCGCGGTGAGCTAGGCGAGGAAACTTGTGAATAAAGTATGATCGCGAGCGAAATTGTGTGCGAGAGAATCGTgtgcgagaaagagagagagagagtatgcGTGAGCCAGAATGATAGCGGTGAAGAAATTGTACAGCATAGAAACGGAAcgaagaaggaaaaagagtGGATACGATGGAGCAGCGTGCACTCGTTTGTACATAGTAGACCGAAGAGAACGTAGCCTAGATCGTGTCGAGGATCGTCGTCGATCGTTGTGAATCGACGTCAGGACGTCGACGATTAACTCACGGTTCGACATTCTTCGTTACCGCGAATCGCAACATCGAGCAAGAGCGCAGACCTCCAGGCGATTTGACTGGTGGAAGGGAGAAATCGAACAGTGCCGCACTGCTACAAATTCGATTTGATATCGATGTCAGCCTTGA
This portion of the Augochlora pura isolate Apur16 unplaced genomic scaffold, APUR_v2.2.1 APUR_unplaced_308, whole genome shotgun sequence genome encodes:
- the Hex-a gene encoding hexokinase A, which codes for MERLDNELNRGLNKATHKDAIVKCFTTYVQDLPNGTEKGNFLALDLGGTNFRVLLITLEGMNFDMKSKIYAIPQSLMLGTGTQLFDHIAQCLALFVKDLNLQDQLLPLGFTFSFPLTQEGLTKGYLVRWTKGFNCSGVVGEDVVALLEAAINRRNDVKIDVCAILNDTTGTLMSCAWKNRNCRIGLIVGTGSNACYVEKVKNVQCAIPGNYVPEKPHMLINTEWGAFGEGGVLDFVVTEFDQAIDDQSINKEKQLFEKMISGMYMGELTRLVLEKCVDAGLLFGGKSAPDLKKRGKFFTKYVSEIENDPKGKYTNCREVLAELGIRNVSDQDCENIRYVCSVVSRRAAHLASAGIATLLNRMAEDHVTVGIDGSVYRFHPHFHDLMTEKISQLQSHKFDLMLSEDGSGRGAALVAAVAASNR